In Nocardioides dokdonensis FR1436, the following are encoded in one genomic region:
- a CDS encoding alpha/beta fold hydrolase — MPARPPVTMSEQLRAPVSTDVELCYQTFGDPADEPLVLVMGLGAPLTWWDEELCTMLAHRGFYVVRFDNRDCGRSSRVGGRVTRATLVRAFAGAPTRAPYSLADMAGDVTGLLDHLGVESAHVAGVSMGGMIVQTLALEHPTRVRSLTSIMSTTGRRTVGWQHPALLPTLLGRGGTSKEDFVRQSERLWRLIGSPAYPQSPEATRSRAEDTFDHGVSAAGTLRQMMAILTQPDREPRLRALRKPALVVHGLADKMVHPSGGRATARGLRGSELLLIDGMGHDLPPALHETLAAAIRRTADRA, encoded by the coding sequence ATGCCCGCTCGTCCCCCGGTGACCATGTCCGAGCAGCTCCGCGCGCCCGTCAGCACCGACGTCGAGCTGTGCTACCAGACCTTCGGAGACCCCGCCGACGAGCCGCTCGTCCTGGTGATGGGTCTCGGTGCGCCCCTGACCTGGTGGGACGAGGAGCTGTGCACGATGCTCGCGCACCGCGGCTTCTACGTCGTGCGCTTCGACAACCGGGACTGCGGGCGGTCGAGCCGTGTCGGGGGCCGGGTCACCCGGGCCACCCTCGTGCGCGCCTTCGCGGGTGCGCCGACCCGGGCGCCGTATTCGCTGGCCGACATGGCCGGCGACGTCACGGGCCTGCTGGACCACCTGGGCGTGGAGTCCGCGCACGTCGCGGGCGTGTCGATGGGCGGGATGATCGTGCAGACGCTCGCGCTCGAGCACCCGACGCGGGTCCGGTCGCTGACCTCGATCATGTCGACCACCGGCCGGCGCACCGTCGGGTGGCAGCACCCCGCGCTGCTGCCGACCCTGCTGGGTCGCGGCGGCACCTCCAAGGAGGACTTCGTCAGGCAGAGCGAGCGGCTGTGGCGCCTCATCGGCTCGCCCGCCTACCCGCAGTCCCCCGAGGCCACCCGCAGCCGTGCCGAGGACACCTTCGACCACGGCGTCAGCGCCGCCGGGACGCTGCGCCAGATGATGGCCATCCTGACCCAGCCCGACCGCGAGCCGCGGCTGCGGGCGCTGCGCAAGCCGGCCCTGGTCGTGCACGGCCTCGCCGACAAGATGGTCCACCCCTCGGGTGGCCGCGCGACCGCCCGCGGGCTCCGCGGCTCCGAGCTGCTGCTCATCGACGGGATGGGCCACGACCTGCCCCCGGCGCTGCACGAGACCCTCGCGGCCGCGATCCGCCGCACGGCCGACCGGGCCTGA